One region of Olleya sp. Hel_I_94 genomic DNA includes:
- the idi gene encoding isopentenyl-diphosphate Delta-isomerase has protein sequence MKEEHVILVNEFDEQIGLMPKMEAHEKALLHRAFSVFVFNDKNQLMLQQRALGKYHSPGLWTNTCCSHQREGESNIQAGTRRLQEEMGFVTQLEEKTSFIYKAPFDNGLTEHELDHIMVGYYQDQPIINKDEVESWKWMSLEDVKADIQNQPELYTAWFKIIFDKFYQFINISDESNSQS, from the coding sequence ATGAAAGAAGAACATGTAATTTTAGTAAACGAGTTTGATGAGCAAATTGGACTAATGCCAAAAATGGAAGCCCATGAAAAAGCATTATTACATCGTGCATTCTCTGTTTTTGTTTTTAATGATAAAAATCAGTTAATGCTACAACAAAGAGCTTTAGGTAAGTACCACTCTCCTGGATTATGGACTAACACATGTTGTAGTCATCAACGTGAAGGAGAAAGCAATATACAAGCTGGGACAAGACGTTTACAAGAAGAAATGGGTTTTGTAACACAACTTGAAGAAAAAACATCTTTTATCTACAAAGCTCCTTTTGATAATGGTTTAACAGAGCATGAATTGGACCATATTATGGTTGGTTATTATCAAGATCAGCCAATTATTAATAAAGATGAAGTTGAAAGCTGGAAATGGATGTCTTTAGAAGATGTAAAAGCAGATATCCAAAATCAGCCAGAATTATATACAGCTTGGTTTAAAATAATTTTTGATAAGTTTTATCAATTTATAAATATTAGTGATGAAAGTAACAGTCAGTCGTAA
- a CDS encoding DUF819 domain-containing protein: MSEPLFTNDTIVFGVLMIALGLIFYTESLKGGFWEKFYKIVPGLFMAYMLPAILTTIGLIAPEWETTTETGDIVAHKTNLYYVASRYLLPAALVLMTLSIDLKAVFNLGWKALIMFFTGTIGIVIGGPIAILLIATISPDTVGGIGPDAVWRGLSTLAGSWIGGGANQTAMLEIYGYNQAEYGKMVFVDIVVANVWMAILLIGIGKRASINKWLKADTSSIEALKDKMSTFTESVKRNPSLTDLMLLAAIAFGTVSMAHLCADNLAPFFGEIISGIESTTLKNTFTFLDSSFFWMISIATLVAILLSFTKAKNYEGAGASKFGSVFIYILVATIGMKIDISSIFDNVGLIAIGFVWMGIHALLLIGVAKLIKAPYFFLAVGSQANVGGAASAPIVASAFHPSLATVGVLLAVFGYAVGTLAAIGCTILMQLASGG, translated from the coding sequence ATGAGTGAACCATTATTTACTAACGACACTATTGTTTTTGGAGTGTTAATGATTGCCTTAGGCTTAATATTTTATACAGAATCTTTAAAAGGCGGTTTCTGGGAAAAATTTTACAAGATTGTTCCTGGCTTGTTTATGGCATATATGCTGCCAGCTATACTAACAACCATAGGTCTAATTGCTCCAGAATGGGAAACAACAACCGAAACTGGTGACATAGTAGCACACAAAACCAACTTGTATTATGTTGCTAGTAGATATCTATTACCTGCAGCACTAGTCTTAATGACATTAAGCATTGATTTAAAAGCAGTTTTTAATTTAGGATGGAAAGCACTTATCATGTTTTTTACAGGTACAATAGGTATTGTAATTGGTGGACCAATTGCTATACTATTAATTGCCACAATATCACCTGACACAGTAGGCGGAATAGGTCCTGATGCTGTTTGGAGAGGTTTATCTACTTTAGCTGGAAGCTGGATTGGAGGAGGCGCTAATCAAACCGCAATGTTAGAAATTTACGGTTATAATCAAGCTGAGTACGGAAAAATGGTATTTGTGGATATAGTTGTTGCTAATGTATGGATGGCTATTCTACTAATTGGTATTGGAAAACGCGCTAGTATCAATAAATGGTTAAAAGCAGATACATCCTCTATTGAGGCACTAAAAGATAAAATGTCCACATTTACTGAAAGTGTTAAACGTAATCCAAGCTTAACAGATTTAATGTTATTGGCTGCCATAGCTTTTGGAACTGTAAGTATGGCACATTTATGTGCTGACAATTTAGCGCCTTTTTTTGGAGAAATAATTTCGGGAATAGAATCTACTACTTTAAAAAACACTTTTACGTTTTTAGATAGTTCGTTTTTCTGGATGATTAGTATTGCTACACTTGTAGCTATATTGTTGTCTTTTACTAAAGCTAAAAATTATGAAGGCGCAGGTGCTAGTAAATTTGGTAGTGTTTTTATATATATTTTAGTTGCAACCATCGGAATGAAAATAGACATTAGTTCTATATTTGATAACGTTGGTCTTATAGCTATTGGATTTGTATGGATGGGTATTCATGCATTACTTTTAATTGGAGTTGCAAAACTTATTAAAGCACCTTATTTCTTTTTAGCGGTTGGAAGTCAAGCTAACGTAGGTGGTGCAGCATCTGCTCCAATTGTAGCTTCTGCTTTTCACCCATCTTTAGCAACAGTTGGTGTTCTTTTAGCAGTATTTGGATATGCTGTAGGAACTTTAGCAGCTATTGGTTGTACAATTTTAATGCAATTAGCTTCTGGAGGTTAG
- a CDS encoding 6-pyruvoyl trahydropterin synthase family protein: MKVTVSRKAHFNAAHRLYRKDWSMEKNDEIFGKCNNPNYHGHNYELVASVTGDIDQETGFVIDVKILKDIIKMEVEDAFDHKNLNLDVAEFKDLNPTAENIVVVIYNKIKAKLKQGLDLEVTLYETPRNFVSYSGK; this comes from the coding sequence ATGAAAGTAACAGTCAGTCGTAAAGCCCATTTTAATGCAGCCCATAGATTATATCGTAAAGATTGGTCCATGGAAAAAAATGATGAGATCTTTGGAAAATGTAACAACCCTAATTATCATGGTCATAATTATGAGCTTGTAGCTAGTGTTACAGGAGATATTGATCAAGAAACAGGTTTTGTAATTGATGTTAAAATTTTAAAAGACATCATTAAAATGGAAGTAGAAGATGCTTTTGACCATAAAAACCTAAACTTGGATGTTGCAGAGTTTAAAGATTTAAATCCAACAGCAGAAAATATTGTCGTTGTAATTTATAATAAAATCAAAGCCAAATTAAAACAAGGCTTAGACTTGGAAGTAACACTTTACGAGACACCAAGAAACTTTGTATCCTATTCTGGTAAATAA
- a CDS encoding type IX secretion system membrane protein PorP/SprF — MKNKILILIAVLSSFYVTELSAQQDAQYTQYMYNTLSINPAYAGSRDGLSALLLYRTQWVGLDGAPDTGSFNIHSPFGDEQNVGLGLSVVNDRIGPTQETYFDVSFSYSINTSDEGRLSFGLNGGGSLLDIKYSELSSYNNGDVLLQSDIDNKFSPQIGAGVYYRNSDKWYLGLSVPNILETKYFDDASLSQASERMHFYLMGGYVFDINQDLKLKPAFLVKQVSGSPLQADLTANALYKDKFTVGLAYRWDAAVSGLLGYQVSESLMLGFGYDREVTDLGQTKFDSGSFEVFLRFEPRDLTKILSPRFF; from the coding sequence ATGAAAAATAAAATTTTAATATTAATAGCTGTATTAAGTTCATTTTATGTAACAGAATTATCTGCGCAACAAGATGCACAATACACACAGTATATGTACAATACTTTAAGTATAAATCCAGCATATGCAGGTTCTAGAGATGGACTTAGTGCTTTATTATTGTATCGTACGCAATGGGTAGGATTAGATGGAGCTCCAGATACAGGTAGTTTCAATATCCATTCTCCTTTTGGTGATGAGCAAAATGTCGGATTAGGTTTATCTGTTGTAAATGATAGGATTGGACCAACGCAAGAAACCTATTTTGATGTGTCATTTTCTTACTCTATAAATACGTCAGATGAAGGTAGATTATCTTTTGGTTTGAATGGTGGTGGAAGTTTGTTAGATATAAAATATTCGGAATTAAGCTCTTATAATAATGGAGATGTATTATTGCAAAGTGATATTGATAATAAGTTTTCACCTCAAATAGGAGCTGGTGTTTATTATCGTAATTCAGATAAATGGTATTTAGGATTATCAGTACCAAATATACTTGAAACTAAATATTTTGACGATGCTTCTTTATCTCAAGCTTCAGAAAGAATGCACTTTTATTTAATGGGAGGTTATGTTTTTGATATTAATCAGGATTTAAAATTAAAACCAGCTTTTTTAGTTAAACAAGTTTCAGGATCACCTTTACAGGCAGATTTAACTGCAAATGCTTTATATAAAGATAAATTTACAGTTGGATTAGCATACCGTTGGGATGCTGCAGTTAGTGGATTGTTAGGGTATCAGGTATCAGAAAGTTTAATGTTAGGTTTTGGTTATGACAGAGAAGTAACAGATTTAGGTCAGACTAAGTTTGATTCTGGTTCTTTCGAGGTATTTTTAAGATTTGAACCTAGAGATTTAACTAAAATTTTATCACCAAGATTCTTTTAA
- a CDS encoding OmpA family protein, whose product MKNRYILSTLIIALSFNLTFAQNDGISSSTEKKYDKLSYVETTKELLKLIEKGNKTPEVYKKLANSYYFNTKMEDASKWYGEMFKLDAVVEYEYYYRYAMSLKAIGDYEGANANMKEFAALKPNDSRAILFSKSPNYLETIESLSGDFELENLDLNSRFSDFGTSFYKGGIVFASSRGDGKLYKWNEQPFLDLYYQANDSSAVTPLSTAINTKYHESSTSFTHDGNIAYFTRNNYFHGKVRKSNEKVNGLKIFKAELKNGAWSNIVSMPFNNDDYNVAHPALSLDESRLYFASDMPGTRGKSDIYYVDILEDGTYGEPVNLGDAINTEGRENFPYISNNGTLYFSSDGHQGLGGLDVFMTKLDDPSQTVTNLGKPINSSRDDFEFIIDEFSNIGYLTSNRYNGKGDDDIYKFSRSFCTQLVSGTTVDKTTNIILPYASVVVLNEKGVEVQNLTSDQNGSFSYEGPCNKQKFNIIASKDGYTQSDQTFVVNPKKKEDVVLKLNLTPETTLPAEVGMDLTEVLKLNPIYFDFDKSNIRPDAELELKKVIDYMKKYPTVRIDVQSHTDSRASDDYNWALSNRRNVSTKQYIIQKGGISPDRLEGKGYGETMLVNRCSNGVKCTEEEHDWNRRSNFIVINR is encoded by the coding sequence ATGAAAAATAGATATATACTTTCTACTTTAATTATTGCACTATCATTTAATCTAACATTTGCTCAAAATGATGGTATTTCTAGTAGTACAGAAAAAAAGTATGATAAATTATCCTATGTTGAAACAACAAAGGAGTTATTAAAGTTAATTGAAAAAGGTAATAAAACACCAGAAGTTTATAAAAAACTAGCTAATTCATATTATTTCAATACTAAAATGGAAGACGCTTCCAAGTGGTATGGTGAAATGTTTAAATTGGACGCAGTAGTTGAGTATGAGTACTATTATCGATATGCGATGAGTTTAAAAGCTATTGGTGACTATGAAGGTGCAAATGCTAATATGAAAGAGTTTGCTGCTTTAAAGCCAAATGATTCTAGAGCAATATTATTCTCTAAATCTCCAAATTATCTTGAAACTATCGAATCACTTTCAGGTGATTTTGAATTGGAAAATTTAGATTTAAATTCTCGTTTTTCAGATTTTGGAACCTCTTTTTATAAAGGTGGAATTGTTTTTGCTTCTTCTAGAGGTGACGGTAAATTATATAAATGGAACGAACAACCATTTTTAGATTTATACTATCAAGCTAACGATTCTAGTGCTGTAACTCCTTTATCTACAGCTATAAATACTAAATATCACGAGTCGTCAACATCTTTTACTCACGATGGGAATATCGCATATTTTACTAGAAACAATTATTTTCATGGTAAAGTCAGAAAAAGTAATGAAAAAGTAAATGGATTAAAAATTTTTAAAGCAGAACTTAAAAATGGCGCTTGGTCAAATATAGTCAGTATGCCATTTAATAATGACGATTATAATGTCGCGCATCCAGCCTTAAGTTTAGATGAGTCTAGATTATATTTTGCTAGTGATATGCCAGGTACTCGAGGTAAATCTGATATTTATTATGTAGATATTTTAGAAGATGGTACTTATGGCGAACCAGTAAATTTAGGAGATGCTATCAATACAGAAGGAAGAGAAAATTTTCCATATATAAGTAATAATGGAACACTATATTTCTCATCAGATGGACATCAAGGTCTTGGTGGATTAGATGTATTTATGACTAAGTTAGATGACCCAAGTCAAACAGTTACCAACTTAGGTAAACCAATTAATAGTTCTAGAGACGATTTTGAATTTATAATTGACGAATTTTCAAATATTGGATACCTAACTTCTAATAGATATAATGGTAAAGGAGATGATGATATTTATAAGTTTTCTAGATCATTTTGTACGCAGTTAGTGTCTGGTACAACAGTAGACAAAACAACTAATATTATACTGCCTTACGCAAGTGTTGTTGTTTTAAATGAAAAAGGAGTAGAGGTTCAAAACTTGACATCAGATCAAAACGGTTCCTTTAGTTATGAAGGACCTTGTAACAAGCAAAAATTTAATATTATAGCATCTAAAGATGGTTATACTCAATCAGACCAAACGTTTGTTGTTAATCCTAAAAAGAAAGAAGATGTTGTTTTAAAATTAAACCTAACACCTGAAACAACATTACCTGCAGAAGTTGGAATGGATTTAACCGAAGTTTTAAAATTAAATCCAATCTATTTTGATTTTGACAAGTCTAATATAAGACCAGATGCAGAATTAGAGTTAAAAAAGGTAATAGATTACATGAAAAAGTATCCAACAGTTAGAATTGATGTACAATCGCATACAGATTCAAGAGCATCAGATGACTACAACTGGGCTTTATCTAATAGAAGAAACGTATCTACCAAACAATACATTATTCAAAAAGGAGGTATATCGCCAGATAGATTAGAAGGTAAAGGTTACGGAGAAACTATGTTAGTTAATAGATGTAGTAACGGAGTCAAGTGTACCGAAGAAGAACATGATTGGAATAGAAGAAGTAACTTTATAGTTATTAATAGATAA
- a CDS encoding DUF4369 domain-containing protein, with translation MKKIIALLVLVSLFSCGNDANKLTVKGTVKGLKKGTIYLKKVNDTVLVTVDSIVVNGSPEFTLQSDIDEPEMFYLYLNKNTKEDDRISFFADKGVTEINTTLKGFSYDAKIKGSKQHDVLEEYLSMIGKFNNKNLDLTKEYIEAARDKDTIKLKQTEAILNSFKKRKYLYTANFAVTHKDSEVAPYLALSEIYDANVIYLDTISKVLTPEIKASKYGKQLEVYIAEIKRTEQ, from the coding sequence ATGAAAAAAATTATTGCATTATTAGTATTGGTGTCTTTATTTTCTTGCGGAAATGATGCTAATAAATTGACAGTCAAAGGGACTGTAAAAGGATTAAAAAAAGGGACTATATACCTAAAAAAGGTAAATGATACTGTTTTAGTGACTGTAGACTCAATTGTTGTTAATGGTTCTCCTGAATTTACGTTACAATCAGACATAGATGAGCCAGAAATGTTTTATTTATATTTAAATAAAAACACCAAAGAGGATGATAGGATATCCTTTTTTGCTGATAAAGGTGTTACTGAAATTAATACAACTTTAAAGGGATTTTCTTACGATGCTAAAATAAAAGGATCTAAGCAACATGATGTTTTAGAAGAGTATTTAAGTATGATAGGAAAGTTTAATAATAAAAATTTAGACTTAACTAAAGAATATATTGAAGCAGCAAGAGACAAAGATACTATCAAGTTAAAGCAAACTGAAGCCATATTAAATAGCTTTAAGAAAAGAAAGTATTTATACACTGCTAATTTTGCTGTAACACATAAGGATAGTGAAGTTGCTCCATACTTAGCACTTTCGGAAATTTACGATGCCAATGTTATTTATTTAGACACCATAAGTAAAGTGCTTACGCCAGAAATTAAAGCCTCTAAATATGGAAAACAATTAGAAGTGTACATTGCCGAAATTAAACGTACTGAGCAATAG